The following proteins are co-located in the Fusobacteria bacterium ZRK30 genome:
- a CDS encoding ATP-binding cassette domain-containing protein: MMILSVTDLWKQFTGETLLKKINFAIDEKDKIGLVGANGAGKTTLIKILMGMETHDESFETKQMGKIGKKGNLRIGYLSQNFDLNLENTVFDELMSVYSHLKEDYKKIQLLNERLATDMDNFDSIMEELAKLNTRYEQEDGYAVEYKVKQILNGLNFPEHLWKQKVDDLSGGQQSRVALGKILLDEPELLILDEPTNHLDLNAIEWLERYLNSYNKAFILISHDRYFLDNVINRVFEIENKTINLYKGNFTEYTIQKEAYLTGAVKRFEKEQDKIKKMEDYITKYMGGIKTKQALGRRKLLNRMEKMGDPIVNMRKMKLKFEIERVTTDKVVKITNLSKAFGEKEIFKNINLDIYRGDKIGIMGPNGVGKSTILRIINDLEKQSSGKVELGEKLDIGYYDQNHTGLEGKQNILEELMYNYPLSEEQARTLAGGFLFSEDEIFKSIDDLSGGEKSRIALMKLILNKPNLLIMDEPTNHLDIYAREVLEESLEDYDGTLVVVSHDRHFLESVVNKIYEITPTGSSVFDGNYEEYMKKSTEPKKEKEVNRDYEEQKRRKNRTSNLERKFVVVEKEIEKLEEKKAEIEELHNDAGIKNEIDKLMDLQVELDEMDEKIMLKMDEWEEINEELEELKGL, from the coding sequence ATTATGATACTTAGTGTTACAGATTTATGGAAACAGTTTACAGGGGAAACTTTATTAAAAAAGATAAACTTTGCAATAGATGAAAAGGATAAGATAGGATTGGTAGGAGCTAATGGAGCTGGGAAAACCACTTTGATAAAGATCCTTATGGGGATGGAGACCCACGATGAAAGTTTTGAAACTAAACAGATGGGTAAGATTGGAAAAAAGGGAAACTTAAGGATTGGTTACCTGTCTCAAAACTTTGATTTGAATTTGGAAAACACAGTATTCGATGAGTTGATGAGTGTATATTCACACCTGAAGGAGGACTATAAAAAGATCCAATTGTTGAATGAAAGGTTAGCTACTGATATGGATAATTTTGACAGTATTATGGAGGAACTAGCAAAACTAAACACCAGATATGAGCAAGAAGACGGCTATGCAGTGGAATATAAGGTGAAGCAGATTTTAAATGGTCTGAATTTTCCTGAACATCTATGGAAACAGAAAGTTGATGATCTCAGTGGAGGTCAGCAGTCAAGGGTAGCTTTGGGGAAAATATTATTGGATGAACCAGAATTATTGATATTAGACGAGCCTACAAACCATTTGGACTTAAATGCCATTGAGTGGTTAGAGAGATATTTAAATTCATATAATAAAGCCTTTATTTTGATATCTCATGACAGATATTTTTTAGATAATGTAATTAACAGGGTATTTGAAATTGAGAATAAAACTATAAATCTATATAAGGGTAACTTTACTGAATATACCATTCAAAAAGAAGCATATCTTACAGGGGCAGTAAAAAGATTTGAAAAGGAACAGGATAAGATAAAAAAAATGGAAGACTATATCACTAAATATATGGGTGGCATAAAGACTAAACAGGCATTGGGTAGAAGAAAACTCCTAAATCGTATGGAGAAGATGGGAGATCCCATTGTAAATATGAGAAAGATGAAATTAAAGTTTGAAATAGAAAGAGTTACTACTGACAAGGTAGTAAAAATTACTAATTTATCCAAGGCTTTTGGAGAGAAAGAGATCTTTAAAAATATCAACCTAGATATATATCGTGGAGATAAGATAGGGATAATGGGACCCAATGGGGTAGGGAAATCTACTATACTTAGGATAATAAATGATCTGGAAAAACAGAGCAGTGGTAAAGTAGAGTTAGGAGAAAAGTTAGATATCGGATACTATGACCAAAATCATACAGGTTTAGAAGGGAAACAGAATATTTTGGAAGAACTGATGTATAACTATCCATTGTCAGAGGAGCAGGCCAGGACACTTGCAGGGGGATTTTTATTTTCAGAGGATGAGATCTTTAAGAGTATAGATGACCTCAGTGGAGGGGAGAAATCCAGGATAGCGTTGATGAAGTTGATCTTGAATAAACCTAACCTATTGATAATGGACGAACCTACAAACCATTTGGATATCTATGCAAGGGAAGTATTGGAAGAATCGTTGGAAGACTATGATGGGACTTTGGTAGTTGTATCCCATGACAGACACTTTTTGGAAAGTGTTGTAAATAAAATATACGAGATAACTCCTACAGGCAGCAGTGTGTTCGATGGAAACTACGAGGAATATATGAAAAAATCTACCGAGCCTAAAAAGGAAAAGGAAGTCAATAGGGACTATGAGGAACAAAAAAGAAGGAAAAATAGGACCTCTAATTTGGAGAGAAAGTTTGTAGTAGTAGAAAAAGAAATTGAAAAATTAGAGGAAAAGAAGGCTGAAATAGAGGAATTGCACAATGATGCTGGAATAAAAAATGAGATAGATAAGTTAATGGATCTCCAGGTAGAATTGGATGAGATGGACGAAAAAATAATGTTAAAGATGGATGAATGGGAAGAGATCAATGAGGAGTTAGAGGAATTAAAAGGACTTTAA
- the bioB gene encoding biotin synthase BioB — protein sequence MNIRDFINREITYEEAMELTNISGSKMMELFAVANEIREKYCGNKIHTCTISNAKSGRCEEDCKFCAQSAHYNTNITSYELKDKKTLLDEYTRAEELGSSKFGVVTSGRSINKGTSEYDDIKEFLKTAKVSDNDVDLCCSIGLLSKEELMELKDAGITRFHSNLQTSIKSYNEIVATTHGIENRLKTIKAAKEIGLDVCSGGIIGMGESWEDRIDMAYTLKELGVDGIPVNILNPIPGTPHGDRKHLAMDEILKTIAIYRIIFRDKVIKIGAGREGILKDFMGMAFMSGANGMLVGGYLTVRGRSAQEDFKFIENVKKMWK from the coding sequence ATGAATATAAGAGATTTTATTAATAGAGAAATTACATATGAAGAAGCTATGGAACTTACTAATATAAGTGGCAGCAAGATGATGGAGTTATTTGCTGTAGCCAATGAAATAAGGGAAAAATATTGTGGAAATAAGATCCATACCTGTACGATTTCCAATGCAAAATCAGGAAGATGTGAGGAGGACTGTAAATTTTGTGCTCAGTCAGCTCACTACAATACCAATATCACCAGTTATGAACTAAAAGACAAGAAAACCCTTTTAGACGAATATACCAGAGCCGAAGAATTGGGCAGCTCAAAATTTGGGGTAGTTACCTCTGGTAGAAGTATCAATAAGGGAACCAGTGAATATGATGATATAAAGGAATTTTTAAAAACGGCTAAAGTTTCTGATAACGATGTAGACCTATGTTGTTCTATCGGGCTCTTATCTAAAGAAGAATTAATGGAGTTAAAGGACGCTGGGATCACCAGATTCCACAGTAACCTCCAGACATCTATTAAGTCATACAATGAAATAGTAGCTACAACTCACGGGATTGAAAACAGGTTAAAAACTATAAAAGCTGCCAAGGAAATAGGATTAGATGTGTGCAGCGGAGGAATAATAGGGATGGGAGAATCTTGGGAAGACAGGATCGACATGGCATATACCCTAAAGGAGTTAGGAGTAGATGGAATTCCTGTTAATATTTTGAACCCTATTCCTGGAACTCCCCATGGAGATCGTAAACACCTGGCTATGGATGAGATCTTAAAAACTATCGCTATATATAGGATAATATTTAGAGATAAAGTCATCAAAATAGGTGCCGGCAGGGAAGGTATTTTAAAGGACTTTATGGGAATGGCATTTATGTCCGGTGCTAACGGAATGTTGGTTGGAGGATATCTCACTGTAAGAGGTAGAAGTGCACAAGAAGATTTTAAATTTATTGAAAATGTTAAAAAGATGTGGAAATAA
- a CDS encoding outer membrane protein OmpK, translating into MRKALLGLTLLTTGLVANAEHYSQDVNKNDNLFFNFKVMQGLDQKNPGGQKNDTYLELEFGGRKGIMDLYGYVDLKNVFGSTDNDSYNGDNFFAEIKPRFSIDGMTGKDLSIGPFKEWYISTWIKAGDNSFDEDGNGQGGLWHNGIGLGTDVEVPWFGTTGLSLLAVYKKEDLGSRAQGHWDGYSLQWNWFKPLHFFENGSFVSYQGYVTYDFGADEIAKNPGRTKDSLQWYNGFYWHNNDWAIGYGLKVFNNMANFKDGEAPFGSTEDTSGVGHYFDIGYKF; encoded by the coding sequence ATGAGAAAAGCATTATTAGGATTAACTTTGTTGACAACTGGTTTAGTTGCCAATGCTGAGCATTACTCTCAAGATGTAAATAAGAACGATAACTTATTTTTCAATTTTAAGGTTATGCAAGGTTTAGATCAAAAAAATCCAGGTGGACAAAAAAATGACACTTATTTAGAGTTAGAATTTGGTGGGAGAAAGGGAATCATGGACCTCTATGGTTATGTAGACTTAAAAAATGTATTTGGTTCTACAGACAACGACTCTTACAATGGAGATAACTTCTTTGCAGAGATCAAACCTAGATTCTCAATCGACGGAATGACTGGAAAAGACCTGTCAATCGGGCCATTTAAAGAATGGTATATCTCTACCTGGATCAAAGCAGGAGATAACTCTTTTGATGAAGATGGAAATGGACAAGGCGGATTATGGCATAACGGAATTGGTCTGGGTACCGATGTGGAAGTTCCTTGGTTTGGAACTACCGGATTAAGTTTATTGGCAGTATATAAAAAGGAAGATTTGGGTTCTAGAGCACAAGGACATTGGGACGGGTATTCATTACAGTGGAACTGGTTTAAGCCATTGCACTTCTTTGAAAACGGATCATTTGTATCTTACCAGGGATATGTTACATACGATTTCGGTGCAGACGAAATCGCTAAAAATCCAGGAAGAACTAAGGATTCATTACAATGGTACAATGGATTCTACTGGCATAACAACGACTGGGCAATCGGTTACGGGTTAAAAGTATTCAACAATATGGCTAACTTTAAGGATGGGGAGGCTCCATTTGGTTCAACAGAAGATACCAGTGGTGTAGGTCACTACTTCGATATTGGGTATAAGTTCTAA
- a CDS encoding cold-shock protein yields the protein MLKGTVKWFNEEKGFGFIQGEDGNDYFAHFSQINKEGFKTLKEGEEVTFDVTEGAKGPQASNIEVL from the coding sequence ATGTTAAAAGGTACAGTTAAATGGTTCAACGAAGAAAAAGGATTTGGATTTATTCAAGGTGAGGATGGAAACGATTATTTCGCACATTTCTCTCAAATCAACAAAGAAGGATTCAAAACTTTAAAAGAAGGGGAAGAAGTAACTTTCGACGTAACTGAAGGTGCAAAAGGTCCTCAAGCTTCAAACATTGAAGTTTTATAA
- a CDS encoding GNAT family N-acetyltransferase: MEGNYIISKATKDDIVGIYNLLHREFVKKYSLNSEKEELEKHKKWYEFWLKSPYYLIYVIKDPKRKVIGQIRYEIDGEISIISIYLDKENRGKGLGKIFVERSIKELKTEKEDVKLIVAYILEENDISKKMFLNFGFLLSEKKNYNGIEHLIYTKKIR, encoded by the coding sequence TTGGAAGGAAATTATATAATCAGTAAAGCAACAAAAGACGATATTGTCGGAATATATAATCTACTCCACAGGGAATTTGTAAAAAAGTATTCTCTTAATTCGGAAAAAGAAGAGTTGGAAAAACATAAGAAATGGTATGAATTTTGGCTTAAATCTCCATATTATCTTATCTATGTTATAAAAGACCCAAAAAGAAAAGTTATAGGTCAGATAAGATATGAGATAGATGGAGAGATATCTATAATCAGCATATACCTGGATAAAGAAAATAGAGGTAAAGGGCTGGGGAAAATTTTTGTAGAAAGGTCTATCAAGGAATTAAAAACAGAAAAAGAAGATGTAAAATTGATTGTAGCTTATATTTTAGAGGAAAATGACATCTCTAAGAAGATGTTTCTTAACTTTGGTTTTTTATTGAGTGAGAAAAAAAATTATAATGGAATTGAGCATTTAATTTATACGAAAAAAATAAGGTGA
- a CDS encoding Xaa-Pro peptidase family protein, giving the protein MKLRELMEEKKLDGILITDLVNLRYFTGFTGTTGIALATKKGKYFFVDFRYVAQANEEVIPNGFEVVVIERPAENKISEILKDENIVKLGIEDRNITLSAYNGYVEKFKDVEFISLGDNFTRIRMVKTDAEIKNIKKAADIADEAFAKILPLIKEGAVENDIKTELEYEMKKLGAEGPSFDTIIASNYRSAMPHGVASEKKIDRDGFVKFDFGCFYKGYASDMTRTVYFGDQPSEKHLDIYNTVLEAQLKAIDAVRVGVSTRELDKIARDHITSKGYGENFGHGLGHGVGLEIHELPNVSGKSEDFILEENMVITIEPGVYIDGFGGVRIEDDVVVKKDGYEILNNTTKELIIIK; this is encoded by the coding sequence ATGAAGTTGAGAGAATTGATGGAAGAGAAAAAATTAGATGGTATATTGATAACAGACCTTGTAAATTTAAGATATTTTACAGGATTTACAGGAACAACAGGTATAGCGCTGGCAACTAAAAAAGGAAAATATTTTTTTGTTGATTTCAGATATGTAGCCCAGGCTAATGAAGAAGTAATTCCTAACGGATTTGAAGTGGTTGTAATCGAAAGACCGGCAGAAAATAAGATCTCTGAAATTTTAAAGGATGAAAATATAGTAAAACTAGGGATAGAGGATAGAAATATAACTTTATCGGCTTACAATGGATATGTAGAAAAGTTTAAAGATGTAGAATTTATCTCTTTGGGAGATAATTTTACAAGAATTAGAATGGTAAAAACAGATGCAGAGATCAAAAATATTAAAAAAGCTGCAGATATAGCTGATGAAGCTTTTGCTAAGATACTTCCTTTAATAAAAGAAGGTGCAGTAGAAAATGATATAAAAACAGAATTAGAATATGAGATGAAAAAATTAGGAGCAGAGGGGCCGTCATTTGACACAATAATTGCTTCTAACTATAGATCTGCTATGCCTCATGGGGTAGCCAGTGAGAAAAAAATAGACAGAGATGGATTTGTAAAATTTGATTTTGGATGTTTTTATAAGGGGTATGCTTCAGATATGACGAGAACAGTTTATTTTGGAGATCAGCCCAGTGAGAAACATCTGGATATCTATAATACGGTTTTAGAAGCACAGCTAAAAGCAATAGATGCAGTAAGAGTAGGAGTAAGTACCAGAGAATTGGATAAGATCGCAAGAGATCATATAACGTCTAAGGGATACGGTGAAAACTTTGGTCATGGATTGGGTCATGGTGTAGGACTTGAAATTCATGAGTTACCAAATGTATCTGGAAAATCTGAAGATTTTATCTTGGAAGAAAATATGGTTATTACTATTGAACCTGGAGTCTATATAGATGGATTTGGAGGAGTAAGGATCGAAGACGATGTAGTGGTGAAAAAAGACGGATATGAAATCTTAAACAATACAACTAAGGAACTGATAATAATTAAATAA
- the glpK gene encoding glycerol kinase GlpK produces MAKKYVIALDQGTTSSRAIIFDKNGNTVGSSQREFTQIYPKAGWVEHDPMEIWATQSSMLTEVLAKTGIKPEEVASIGITNQRETTVVWEKDTGKPVYNAIVWQCRRTASICDEIKENGHEDYIRKNTGLVVDAYFSGTKVKWILDNVEGAREKAENGELLFGTIDSWLVWKLTNGKAHVTDYTNASRTMLFNIKELKWDEKLLEILDVPKSMLPEVKNSSEIYGETNLGGKGGFRIPIAGIAGDQQAALFGQACFKAGEAKNTYGTGCFLLMNTGKEMVESKNGLLTTIAIGIDGKVEYALEGSVFVGGASVQWLRDEMGLIKDAADTEYFANKVKDSNGVYVVPAFVGLGSPYWDMYARGCIVGLTRGANRNHIIRATLEAIAYQSKDLIEAMQEDSGIKLASLKVDGGAVANNFLMQFQSDILGAEVLRPEVTETTALGAAYLAGLAVGFWNDKDEIMERWSLDRLYEPELEEEKKQMMYKGWKKAVTRSQDWEND; encoded by the coding sequence ATGGCAAAGAAATATGTTATAGCATTAGACCAAGGAACTACAAGCTCAAGAGCAATTATTTTTGATAAAAACGGTAATACTGTGGGATCTTCTCAAAGAGAATTTACTCAAATATATCCTAAAGCAGGATGGGTAGAGCACGATCCAATGGAAATATGGGCTACTCAAAGTTCAATGTTGACAGAAGTTTTGGCTAAAACAGGAATTAAGCCTGAAGAAGTAGCAAGTATTGGAATCACAAACCAAAGGGAAACAACGGTAGTATGGGAAAAAGATACTGGAAAACCAGTATATAATGCTATAGTATGGCAGTGTAGAAGAACAGCTTCTATCTGTGATGAGATAAAAGAAAATGGACATGAAGACTATATAAGAAAAAATACAGGATTAGTGGTGGATGCTTACTTTAGTGGAACTAAGGTAAAGTGGATCTTAGACAATGTAGAGGGAGCCCGTGAAAAAGCAGAAAATGGAGAGTTACTTTTTGGAACTATCGACAGTTGGTTAGTTTGGAAATTAACTAATGGAAAAGCTCATGTGACCGACTACACAAATGCATCTAGAACTATGTTATTTAATATAAAAGAATTAAAGTGGGATGAAAAATTATTGGAAATACTAGATGTACCAAAATCTATGTTACCAGAAGTAAAGAATTCAAGTGAGATCTATGGAGAAACTAACCTGGGTGGTAAAGGTGGATTCAGAATTCCTATTGCCGGAATAGCAGGAGATCAGCAGGCAGCGTTATTTGGACAGGCTTGTTTTAAAGCTGGGGAAGCAAAAAATACCTATGGTACAGGGTGTTTCTTATTGATGAACACAGGAAAAGAGATGGTGGAATCTAAAAATGGATTGTTGACTACTATCGCCATTGGAATTGATGGGAAAGTAGAATATGCTTTAGAAGGAAGTGTGTTTGTAGGAGGAGCATCGGTACAATGGCTTCGTGACGAGATGGGACTAATTAAAGATGCAGCAGATACTGAGTATTTTGCCAATAAAGTAAAGGATAGTAATGGTGTCTATGTAGTACCTGCATTTGTAGGACTGGGATCTCCATATTGGGATATGTATGCAAGAGGATGTATTGTAGGTCTTACTCGTGGAGCTAATAGAAACCATATCATAAGAGCAACTTTAGAAGCTATAGCATACCAAAGTAAGGATCTTATAGAAGCTATGCAGGAGGATTCAGGAATTAAATTGGCTAGCTTAAAAGTTGACGGAGGAGCAGTTGCAAATAACTTCTTGATGCAATTTCAATCGGATATCTTAGGAGCAGAGGTACTCAGACCTGAAGTAACTGAAACTACAGCTTTAGGAGCGGCTTATCTAGCTGGTCTTGCTGTTGGATTCTGGAATGACAAAGATGAAATAATGGAAAGATGGAGTTTAGATAGATTATATGAACCTGAGTTAGAGGAAGAGAAAAAACAAATGATGTATAAAGGTTGGAAAAAAGCAGTAACTAGATCACAAGATTGGGAAAATGACTAA
- a CDS encoding aquaporin, producing MKSKGIIGECLAEFLGTGILIFFGVGCVAALVVAGVDMGQWEISIVWGLGVTMAIYVTAGVSGAHLNPAVTLALMTRRGFEKSKVLPYIVSQILGAFSSAGLVYFLYRHLFVAYDKAHGIIRGSVESLSTAGIFSTYPNPHIDNFQAFVVEVVITAVLMMTIFAVGDDQNGAPKGHTSAILVGIVIAVIGASMGPLTGFAMNPARDFGPKLFAFLAGWGKVAFTGGLANPYFWVPILGPIVGAQVGGLVYDKVISKNLPKSAYELENDEEEIGVFNN from the coding sequence ATGAAAAGTAAAGGAATTATAGGTGAATGTTTAGCTGAATTTCTGGGAACGGGAATTCTAATATTTTTTGGAGTAGGTTGTGTAGCGGCACTGGTAGTAGCAGGTGTGGACATGGGACAATGGGAGATTAGTATCGTTTGGGGATTAGGTGTAACTATGGCAATATATGTAACGGCTGGAGTATCAGGAGCACATTTAAATCCAGCAGTAACTTTGGCATTAATGACTCGTAGAGGATTTGAAAAATCTAAGGTTTTACCTTATATTGTATCTCAAATTTTAGGAGCTTTTTCATCAGCAGGATTAGTTTATTTCCTTTACAGACATCTATTTGTAGCTTATGACAAAGCTCATGGTATAATCAGAGGAAGTGTAGAAAGTTTATCTACAGCAGGAATTTTTTCTACATACCCAAATCCACATATAGATAACTTTCAAGCATTTGTAGTGGAAGTGGTAATAACAGCAGTACTTATGATGACAATTTTTGCAGTTGGAGATGACCAAAATGGTGCTCCTAAAGGACATACATCAGCTATCTTAGTTGGTATAGTAATTGCAGTAATTGGAGCATCTATGGGACCGCTTACAGGGTTTGCAATGAATCCGGCTAGAGATTTTGGGCCAAAGTTATTTGCATTTTTAGCAGGATGGGGAAAAGTAGCATTTACAGGTGGTTTGGCAAATCCATATTTCTGGGTGCCAATCTTAGGACCAATAGTAGGAGCACAGGTTGGGGGATTAGTGTATGATAAAGTAATCTCAAAAAATCTACCTAAATCAGCTTATGAATTAGAGAATGACGAGGAAGAGATCGGAGTATTTAATAACTAA
- a CDS encoding glycerol-3-phosphate responsive antiterminator, whose protein sequence is MGLIEKLELNPIIAAVKDEKTLREALNSDIEVIFLLKSTILTIETMVEKIKKTGKTVFVHIDLIDGMSPTVDALDYLNEKTRLDGIISTKSALIKEAKKRKLLTIQRFFILDSISYKNSLKYARATKPDIVEILPGAMPKLIKRFLYNYKCPLIASGIIMDKEDVILALKAGAIGISTTKSEIWSL, encoded by the coding sequence ATGGGATTGATTGAAAAATTGGAGTTAAATCCAATAATAGCAGCGGTAAAGGATGAAAAAACATTGAGAGAAGCTTTAAATAGTGATATAGAGGTAATCTTTCTCTTGAAATCAACTATATTAACCATTGAGACAATGGTGGAAAAAATAAAGAAAACAGGTAAGACAGTTTTTGTACATATAGATTTGATCGATGGGATGTCTCCTACAGTAGATGCACTTGACTATTTAAATGAAAAGACAAGATTGGACGGAATTATAAGTACTAAATCAGCTTTGATTAAGGAAGCTAAAAAACGAAAATTACTGACAATCCAAAGGTTTTTTATATTGGATTCTATCTCATATAAAAACAGTTTAAAATACGCTAGAGCAACTAAACCAGATATCGTAGAGATCCTACCAGGAGCTATGCCAAAATTAATAAAAAGATTCTTATATAACTATAAATGTCCTCTAATAGCAAGTGGAATAATAATGGATAAAGAGGATGTTATCTTGGCACTAAAAGCCGGAGCTATAGGCATATCTACAACTAAATCAGAGATATGGAGTTTGTGA
- a CDS encoding MATE family efflux transporter: MESKKKFYKQLITIAVPIAMQSMISSSVNMADVFMIGKLGATKLAALGLANQIMFLMALLLYGINSGSAVFMSQFWGKKDKKSLYKVLGIALIASIFVGATFFAGGQFAPKILIKIYSPDIEVINLGASYLKIVSWSYIITAISMVYGIQLRSVGILKLGVYTSVVSLIVNVFFNYVLIFGNLGFPKLGIEGAAIATLIARIIEMTIIVTLVYKNKYPLACKIKEMVKIDKKFLRKFILTTAPVIANEMLWALGMTAYAMVYARMSTESVAVINIVDSIAKILFTGFFGIASATAVMIGYKIGEKEEEEAIKYAYLLGKISVYIGIVTGVIMVIIIKPLLSFYNLEVEVYDLVVKTTYMLAVLTPFKSFTATTVVGILRAGGDVKYCLVLDITALWLVGIPLVIYGGLTLGLPIYIVYGLAGSEEVIKFIFSIRRVISKKWVTNLVENM, encoded by the coding sequence ATGGAAAGTAAAAAAAAGTTTTATAAGCAATTGATAACTATAGCTGTCCCCATAGCTATGCAGAGTATGATCTCCTCCTCGGTAAATATGGCAGATGTATTTATGATTGGAAAGCTAGGCGCAACTAAGTTGGCTGCCTTGGGATTAGCCAATCAAATAATGTTTTTGATGGCACTCCTATTATATGGAATTAATAGTGGATCTGCGGTTTTTATGTCGCAATTTTGGGGAAAAAAAGATAAAAAAAGTTTATATAAGGTATTGGGAATAGCTCTTATAGCCAGTATATTTGTAGGCGCAACTTTTTTTGCAGGTGGGCAATTTGCTCCAAAAATTTTGATAAAGATATATTCACCGGATATAGAGGTAATAAACTTAGGAGCCTCGTATTTAAAGATAGTAAGTTGGTCATATATAATAACAGCAATATCCATGGTGTATGGAATCCAGCTTAGGAGTGTAGGGATCTTGAAATTAGGTGTCTATACCAGTGTAGTCAGCTTGATAGTTAATGTGTTTTTTAATTATGTATTAATATTTGGAAATTTAGGATTTCCGAAACTAGGGATAGAGGGAGCTGCAATAGCTACTTTGATTGCCAGAATTATAGAGATGACAATAATAGTAACTTTAGTATACAAAAATAAATATCCATTAGCCTGTAAGATAAAAGAGATGGTGAAAATTGATAAAAAATTTCTGAGAAAATTTATCCTGACCACTGCACCGGTTATAGCAAATGAGATGCTTTGGGCTCTTGGAATGACTGCTTATGCCATGGTATACGCCAGAATGAGTACCGAGTCGGTAGCGGTAATAAATATTGTGGATAGTATTGCCAAAATATTATTTACAGGGTTCTTTGGTATTGCCAGTGCAACGGCAGTAATGATAGGATATAAAATTGGAGAAAAAGAAGAGGAAGAGGCTATTAAATATGCATATCTATTGGGGAAGATATCTGTTTATATAGGAATAGTAACAGGAGTAATAATGGTTATAATTATAAAACCTTTGTTGAGTTTTTATAATTTAGAGGTGGAGGTTTATGACTTAGTGGTAAAAACCACTTATATGTTGGCAGTTCTGACACCGTTTAAAAGTTTTACAGCAACTACAGTAGTAGGAATATTAAGGGCTGGAGGAGATGTAAAATATTGTTTGGTCTTAGATATAACAGCACTTTGGCTAGTGGGAATACCACTTGTAATATATGGAGGATTGACCTTGGGGCTGCCTATCTATATAGTTTATGGGCTGGCCGGAAGTGAGGAAGTTATAAAATTTATTTTTAGTATCAGGAGAGTTATTTCAAAAAAATGGGTTACAAATTTAGTGGAAAATATGTAG